GCAGAACAAGCTGAAGCTAGACCAATTTATTTCGCTAGCTAGCGATAAGAGACAGATGGCAGCTGTCTAAACTTGTTTTGCTAATAACACCGTTGAGATAGCTAGCGTGAGCATTTAGCTAGGTTTAGCGTGAGTTTTTGGCTAGGTtttctatgtatatttgtatggTAAAGAATGTCACCTTGTGTTTTTCGGCAAGATCAGACCAAATAAAGTCAAAGAGGAAAGGTGTATATTATCTAGATATAGCTAGAACATCTAATTAGACATCGTTCTGTAATGTTAGTTAACTAACTTAGCTATCAACGTTGTGATCATAGCTTTGAGAGTTAAGACAAAATGTAGACAAAATGTTATTAGCTACATTGTGAGCTTTTGAACATTTTAAGGACAGTCATCAATCATGGTCAAAACCCTTTGTAGCTAAAGTTTCTGGCTCAGCGTGATCTTGTCTGTCTGTAAAACTCATTTTGTGTTTCCAGGATGCTCTTCCACTTCTGCCCCCAGTGTGGCACCAAACTACAGCCTGGATTCCGGTTCTGCCCCTCCTGTGGGGACAAGCTGCAGTGTGTTGTGGACCCCTCTGGACCTGTGGAGGCAGCTTCCTCTGGAGTATCTCTGCTTCATGTCACTGATGGTGTAACCATGACCACTAATGCAAGCAGTCCTACTCCAAGCACAGGACAACTGACTGGCTGGGACACAGAAGGTAATGGGCTGGGAGGGGGGTTCTTTTTCTGGAGATGAAAAGATGCACTTGTCACATCTCTCATTTGTTTACAGGTCTCGTCTGTGCCACCCCCAGTCCTGTGTCGACCCGACCCCCGCTGCGTAGGACCCGTAACTCAGTCCCCGTGGCCCGGAACGATGAAACTCCTAGTAGTATAGCCAGTCCTCCTGTCACTGCCTCCCCAAAACGTACTACAGGTAAGGGGACGGGGGCAGTATGATTATCATCAGTGATAATGAAGGAAAGGTAATGATCGTAGCCATTGACCGTCTTTGGAAATGTAATTGTCACATTGATGCTTTTTTTAATTATGGAAAACGTGTGTCCTCCCTATCGGCAGATCAAAGCCACAAATCTGTGATGTCTCCACGGAAACGACGTCCTGTCACCCCAAAAGCGGAACAGATAAAAAAGGAACCGTCTGTGGAGCTGGCCTCCTCACCTGACTCTTCACCTCTCCCCAGGTCCCCCTCCATAGGTGAGTCTAAACTACAGCCACTTACAACTAACAAAACACATGACTCCCAACAGCCTGTCCTCATGGTTTGTGTCCTTTTTTTCCTCCCTCGTATGTGTGCGTGTATATGcatgttcctctgtgtgtgtagtCAAGGGGAAGGCGAAGAAGGCCAAGCGGGCATGTGCTGTGGAGCCACTGCAGGAAGGGGAGGAGCTTTGTGACACAACTGGCAGGAAATGGAGGCTGGTGAAACTGTTGAGTCAGAGCGATGCAGAGATGTTCTatggaggtgagaggtcacactgCACTCTTCAGTTCTGGTCCAGGGTACCCTCAAGGTGTACAGGCTCTTGTTCCAGGCTAGCACCAACAAatcttgatgattagttgactatTCACTGATTCAGGTGTGTTAGTACTGGGCTGGAACAAACATCTGCAACACACTGTGGGACCCCGAGGACCAGGATTGAAGAATAGTTTCACACAGGATGGAGTGTCAAACATGGATCAGGGTGATTTAATCAGACacttattttttcttcttctcgtCTTCAATCTCTCCCCAGTCCAGCAGAATGTGCCAGGTGCCAATTCCAGTGACTGCAAGCACATCCTCAAACTAGTGAGTGTAACTGCACAGACTGTGTTCTCTAATATAGAATGATTATGTTGGCTACAGTTTTGCTTTGCATGTTATGTGGTGAATACTGATGTCTGTTCTCCTGCAGGGGGCTAAGGACGGGAagatgtttaatgagctgaactTCCTGCAGAGAGCTGCCAAGCCCTCATCCGGTGAGTGTCAACATCTGCCTTCGTATACCTGGCCAGCCCTCAGCTTGACTTCAGCTCTATACGGACCCCCGACTGCATTACCCATCCTCTTACCATAGCTATCTACGCATTTAAGTATGTCTGGCCGTACAGTAACACATTTGACAGAAGCTCTAAAGAATACAAAGCCAAGATTGTTACAAGATCCTTTCATAAGCAGGTCACAGAGAGGGCTTGCAGATCACTGATGTTTACCTcataggcagtggtggaaaaagtactcaattgtcatacttgagtaaaagtaaaaataccttaattgaaaatgactcaagtgaaagcctaaaagtatttggttttaaatatacttaagtatcaaaagtaaatgtatttgctaaaatatacttaactatcaaaaaTTAAAGTTTGAATAATTTCTAATTCCTttcattaagcaaaccagacgggatCATTTATTATTTACGGATtaccaggggcacgctccaacactcagacgtcatttacaaacgaagcatgtgtttagtgaatccgccagatcagaggcagtagggatgaccagggatgttcacctaataagtgtgtgaattagaccattttcctctcctgctaagcattcaaattgtAATAAGTGCTTTTGGATGTGAAAgagaatgtatggagtaaaaagttcatcattttctttaggaatgtagtgaaagtagtcaaaaatatgaatagtaaagtgcagataccccaaaaaacgacttaaggtgtactttcaagtatttttacttaagtacttttacACCAATGCCCGTATGGCGCTACTTGGGCAACTCAGATGGGTACCTATAGGTGGCCATGTAAGTTGTGTAAGCTGAGGTAGAGTAGAAGGAATTGTTTGGTTTGTGCATGACTGACTAGACTACTGGTGGTGGAAGCCCATTGTAGAGGCTCTGTTAGTTACTAATGAGCCTTTCTAACTGCTGTGATGCTGTCTCCCCCTAGTGGACAAGTGGATAAAGCACGCCAAGATGGACTTCCTTGGAATTCCTACCTGTGTAGGATTTGGTCTCCATGCAGACtcttacaggtgtgtgtgtgcgtacactgAGATGTGTGTTTGCTGCCTGCTTGAACATATGGGGGATATGTGTGTTTTTGcttttgtatgtgtgttttgaatgtgtaatcatagactgttctctctgctactgcacggcaagcggtaccagagcgccaagtcgaggtccaaaagacttcttaacagcttctaccaccaagccataagactcctgaacagctaatcaaagagctacccagacccctcttttacgctgctgttactctgtttataatctatgcatagtcacgttaactctacctacatgtacaaattacctcgactaaccggtacccccgcacattgactctgtacctgtaccccctgtatatagcctcgcttattttactgctgctgttgaattatttgttatttttattttctattttttacttaacaccttaaagtattgttggttaagggcttgtaagtaagcatttcactgtaaggtctacaataagtctatttggtgcatgtgacaaataagatttgatttgtatttttgtttcaggTTTTTGATTTTCTCCAGCATGGGCCAAACTCTTCAGTCTTTCATGGATGAGGGGGAGGGGCTCCTGTCTGAGAAAGCGGTCCTTCAGCTGGCCTGCAGAGTAGTGAGTGCTCTCTCAGGCTCATATAGAGGCCCTGATATGATTTCAAAATAGGATTCCCTATCTGATGTGCTTCCTGTTTGACTCTGcctttctccctcctttcccAGTTGGATGTGTTGGAGTTCATCCATGAAAATGAGTATGTTCACGCAGACATCCATGCTGAAAACATCTACATCAGCCCAGCACAACAAACACAGGTTAGAGTGTGTTTGtatagttgtgtgtttgtgtagctgccaGAACCCTCTACTGTGCTCTTACtcctgtatgcatgtgtgtaggtATACCTTGCAGGGTACTGCCATGCTTTCCGGTACTGTCCTGGTGGCCGGCATGTGGAGTACCGTGAGGGCAGCCGAACACCACATGAAGGAGCCATAGATTTTATAAGCCTGGAGTCTCACAAGGGAGCAGGTGAGTCATCCTACAGCCAATCATTTGCAGTCCTTCAGATACTGTGGAGGAGGTACAAGTTGCCTCTAACCAACcataagtgtttgtgtgtgatcgTACCTCTAGGTCCGTCTCGGCGTAGTGACCTGCAGGCTTTGGGCTACTGCATGCTGCGCTGGTACACAGGGGCACTGCCCTGgacctccctcacacacacaccagcccgcGTTGCTactgagaaggagaggtgagagcTGAGGTCCTCACTATGGCAACAAAGCCATTATGATAATGTTATTCTGTATTTATGAAATAGTAAAGCCTTGAGTGAGTTGCCAAACCTGACCCTtcactgtaatggtccaggtacATGGAGgacgttccaggtctcctgagtcACTGCTTCGGACAGAAGAAAGTCTTGAGTAAGTCGTGTTTTCTTGTGATTCGTTTTTGTATACAGCGTaatatgtttttgtgtgtgcgtgggtgggaTGTAATGCATCTGTGTGTATTATGTATCAGGTGCTCTGCAGGTGTACCTGTCTCAGGTGATGGCTCTGCAGTACTCTGACCAGCCGGACTACAGGGCTCTGAGGGCAGACCTCAGTGCAGCTCTGCAGAAGCTGGGAGGGTCACTGGAGCAACCCCTTGACCTGCAGGTCAgaatacccccccacacacaacctCCACTTTATCCCCAAGCTCCAGTTGAGAAAACAGTCAGATGACCACAGAAACCTGGAACCTCCCCCCACAACCACCACTTAACAAGTGGGGTCCAACATCTTTTAGTTGACATTACTCATTACTTTCTCTTAACCCCCCCAGCAGGTTTGACCAGAAACCTGTCCCTTCCAACTGGTTAGACCACTCACCCTTACACCACTACCTCTTCAGGTTATCTACTGAACTAATTTACACCTCTACACCAGTCTGAATGTTTATCTGTATCTCTCTTCAGATGAAAGCGATCGGAGGAAGATGATACTTCGGGATGAAAATTCACTAATGGGATTTTTAGCCAACTGTTTTTAAAATGCTGACTTCATGACTATGTGGTGTGAGTCCTGCTGTGGTTTTATTATGTTGGAGTGCACTCAAGGAGGAGCGTGTGAAGGTGCATTTCATTAAGTTCACTGGAGgtgcagtgcacacacacacatggttatgccAGGTTAGTGAGCACTGCTGTACTGTGTTATTGTCAGCAGTGGTTGGCGCTGTGGCAGTGAGTGGGTAGTTAATGTTTAGcatatgaaataatacattttataacaAGGAACCTTTGGTCAGGGTGGTAATGATTGTAAGTACAAAAATGTGCACTGTTCCAGTTAGGTGTTGAAGATGTTCATTTtactttttgtattgttttgaTAATACTAATAAAGATATTTTATTAATTCAACTGTTTATCTGTATCTGCTCATTTCTTTGGGGTTTCTGGTGTTGATTGTGAAACACTGTTCTTGTGTACCCCTGAGTGCTCAGGGTCAGTACACTGATCTGAATGACTAGATATCATGGCCCAATTCCAAACCAGTTCCCTGCTCTTGTTGACCTCCTTCATCTGTCAGGAGTTGTTGCTCACATCACAAACATCATGGTGGAAGACTGTGTATGGAGGCTAGATGGAGCTATACAACACAGAATAGCCAACATGCTCTTGTCACATCTAGACTTGTGCGTCTCTTACGACCCCTCTGTATAACAGAGGGTCCCTTCCTGAGGGAACAGTTTCTAGGTCAGGACACTTCCACGGTGGGGAATCCCTGTGAGGCTGCTGGCTATGAGAAAAAAGTTAGGCTGCAGATTTATTATAAGACGGAGAGAACCTTTAAGTCCCATGAAAGGGGGGAGCAGAGCAATTCATTTTTCAAAGTTCTGTGGTTATCTTACTCCTTTTGTAGCCCTCTGCATATATTCCACCCTCCTCCCATAGCAGTTCTTCTGAGAAAATAAACATTTAGGGATGACATCTAAAATGTTAGGTGTTCCATAAAGATGTTAGGCTACCTCTTCAGCCTCTGTGCTGTTATAGGTTCATTGTTTACATgccttttattttcctgcataagtaaacCTCTGATTAtacctctactgccattcattccaattagactggtttggatttctccctgaccaatataGCTGCGATGTTCACACCtttctggaactttgagggtttatgacatagcccttctagtaatttaataggatctctgtgtgAACCACTATACTGGTGTAAGAAAAAAATGTGAAACAGTTCTATATTTAGCACCACGTAAGCGGCCACATACTGTGTTGTCATGGAAACGGCACAAACTTCGACGTCCTAGTTTATGCTGTGGAAGAGTATATTAATCAGACCTGTTGAATAATTCAGTATAGGAAGAACTATACCCACGCTCAGAGAGACTGGCTGACCTCTCAACCCCTCTCTGCACAAAACGCTTACATAACTCAGGTGCTCGCTGTACTTGAGAAGGAAAATAGGTAGTGCCTTAATGCGCAGAGACACATTAAGGCTATAGCCTACTCCACACATGGCCCATACAACCTTGTATTAAAcgttgtgtttctgtgtgtgtgagagggaaggaaagaaatATATGTGCTAGAAGCTGTTTCTATTGGCCCCAAGTGCAGATGGGTATGTGCGACGCTTGATGGCTCCAGAACACTGCAAGCAAATCCTGAAACGTCGTCGATGTTTATGAAAAACCTATTTTCACCTCCCCTTCCTATTCCCGAGATATAACGGGATTCTTGTAGTCAGAAACAGACGCGCTTTTTCCGTTTACCCCGAACGCCACACCCCTTACTAGGGGGGTTAGCCCCGTGGCGTCGccaggagaagagggggaggggaggaggagatgagagagagtgacagtgacaaagtgaaaaattTGTTGGGAGTCGGAGTAAGGATAGCAGGACAGCGCCCATGCTGAAATAGGATAGGCCTACCTTTTTATTCTCGCATCGAAACATCGGACTCGTGCTCCGGTCGGAATAGCGGCGAATGAAACATCGGATCCTATGGACATGTACGTAACAACAGCAATTTGTAAGAATAATTTCCCTCTTCTTTTCTAATCGGGGGGTTGCATTCATTGTGTAATTTACAGTTTACAGTGTTATTTACGGCTTTCTCAAACTCTTCCGCTATGTGGCAAAGTGACAGATTGCGCATAAGAAGATGTTCCGGTAGGCTACTAAACGTTTTTAACTAGGCTTGGTTTTGTTCAAACTGAAAGAGCCAAGTCATTTTCTTCTTTTCTTTTTCATTCTACCGGATTGGGCGTTACGGGGTGAACGGAGATTTGGTGTTGGGGAGAAGATGTCACGCTGTGGTTATCACCCATATCGTGACCGACAATACATCCTACTTTTCTTTTTTGGTGACCCAGAGGCGAAAACATCCACAACCACTGGCTCTAGAGTCCAGGATCTCGAGTTTACCGGGTGGCAAACTTTGAGGCCATGTTCCAACTCAGTGGAGCATCCTAAACGCTGCGCAAGTGCGCTGTTTTGGAGTTGTTCGCGATGGCCTATGTGGTCCATTTATGTCTTTGACGATAATCCTGTAATCTCTGATCTCTTTTTTTTCACACCGCTGGGTGTCTGTCAATGGGTTTCTCTGCATCTATCCACATGGTCCTTCCTTTATAATCTGTGTTAAATAGTTTATTCATGCAGGGGACCAGTCCCCATCACCCCTACCCTGAATGTAACTCACTGCTTGTGCAGTGGAGGATAGTTTGAATGAATTTTTGACAGAGTTCCACATGCACAACAGTGCAAGGCCACTGTCTCACAATGATGACCTCATGGTTTCATTGAATTAATGAAtctctggggtggcaggtagcctagtggttagagcgttggactagtaaccggaaggttgcatgatcgaatcccccgagctgacaacgtaaaaatctgtcgttttgcccctgaacatggcactgttcctaggccgtcattgaaaataagaatttggtcttaactgacttgcctaattaaataaaggtaaaaaaaaatgaatctctTCACTGACTACATTATTACTGTAATTCTAACCCTTTTTAGGGAGATCGTTCACAAGAAGGCTAACAGTGTCTTGTAAATCTTACAAAGTTACAGTGGAGTAAGTCTtgcaataggctacagtaggaCGGTCAAGAAATATTGGatggtttgcataaagtccatAGAGTATGGcttcgtgtgtttgtgtgtgagagagtggccTGCTGCTCATGCGCTGGCCTGCTGTGTGTGGGAACAGCTCTATGGAAACTCAGCCTCGTGGGGTAATTCTTACAATCTGTCCTTTGTGTGCGAGTCGCCTGTGGAGAGGATTAATAATAGCTAATGATCCCATCAACTGCTCACTAACACTGGTGAAGAAATGggtacacacacagaaaaacataAACATCACAAATATAGATCTACTGCAGTCTACACCTGGATCAAGAGGTGGCACTGGCAGGAATTGAGTTTCggcatgtgtgtgtttggaggttCATGTCTGAGATGAGAGGTGTATGTGGGGGgctgctgtgttttgtgtatgtgtgtatgtgtgtatgtgtgtttgtgtatgtgtgtttgtgtatgtctatgttagtgtatgtgttggctggtaaaaaaaaaaaatccataaaatgtAATAAAGACAGCCTTCATTTATCAGATTTGTTACCCAAACCACACCTCTATCCAAAACTAAACCTGACCTTGACTAACCCAAGCTAATCCTCTCAGCGGCTGGCTTGGATTAAGGATTAAACTGGACGCTTGGAATTCATCATGGTCTAAGGATTTCACAATCTTAGACCAGAAATCACTTGGACAGTTCCATAATGATGGTAGAGGTTGCATGTGTACATTATATTATTGTACATTAAATAGGCTTCAAATTAAGATTATTTTAGTTTATCTGTCCATccgtccttctctccctctctctctgccagccACTTACTCTCTCACAGAAACAGCCAACCATAAAGATGCAGGGTGGAGTAAGGGTAACTAACACTGTTTGGGATAGCAATTGGTAGTAAGTGGTTTGAGTGTTCTGTGTAAAAGGTAGGCTACTGCTGAGTCGTCATGTCAGTTTCTTCTACAGGCGTGTGGAGTTTTAGCCTCGCCTCTGCTCATTTACTGAACCCTTGTGTTAATGTAGGTTTGGCCTTCGCTAGTAAGATCAAGTTTAGCCTTTAATCCTTTTGTGTTACTGTCTTATCATAGCTAAGACACCTACCCTGTGGGGGGGCTGTAATGCTTATTACGCTCTGTTCTTATCATAGCTAAGACACCTACCCTGTGGGGGGGGGCTGTAATGCTTATTACGCTCTGTTCTTATCATAGCTAAGACACCTACTCTGTGGGGGGGGGCTGTAATGCTTATTACGCTCTGTTCTTAACATAGCTAAGACACCTACCCTGTGGGGGGGCTGTAATGCTTATTACACTCTGTTCTTATCATAGCTAAGACACCTaccctgtgggggggggggctgtaatgCTTATTACGCTCTGTTCTTGGAGAGGCTCTGTTCATGGTGACTGTACATGTGGCTGGTGTCTTGCTTGTTTAGACTGTTATTGTACTCTCTTTTCCAGAGTACTTCAACCAGAACATTTTGTAGTGTGTGGGTAATGCGTATGACACGGTGGACACACATGCAATCTAACAAATGCCTTGAATATATGAGCAGGAGGAAGAGTGGCAGTTTTACACTCTTTCACACACTCCTACTCATATGTGTACACTTGCACACACAGATGGTTTTATATTCCTGGCCCAAGCTCCTCTGTAGAATTTCCTGTGTAGAGTCAGCCATCAGACTTCCTGTATTCAGGATTGGATGCAGAGGGGGAGGAAGTGGGGGGGAACCGGGGTAATGGGGAACAGGGAAGGAAAGGAGAACGAGAGAGGAAGCAAAAGCACAGAGTGTTTGCTGGATTCAGTgttggttgttgtggttgttgagCTATGTACAATGCAGCCACATAGCATTGGACACAACACAGCAGACAAGCTctgagggaaggaggggaagTAAGTGAGTGTGAGCTGGGCTGTGGTCTGTTAAATGGCTCTCCTTCCCCATACGCATTTTGTCTTCTACAATATCACTTATCTAGTCCTTTCTCATCAAAGGTCATGAAGGAAAGGATATTAGGAAAGGATGCATTTGAAAATAAGCCATGGAGTGGGATGGAGTGTGGTAGAGAGTAAGGGGAGGAAGAGAGCGTGTGTGTCCGACCTGTAATGTCTTCCCTGTTACTTTACAGGATGTGTCCTAGGATCTGTGGAAGCCACCCCGCCGTGCTAAGCCCTCCCAGCATGCAGTAGGGGCGGTCCACCTTAACTCCACAGGTAAGAGAGACACACTCAatcacacgcacacccacacacagacagactctcCAGACCTGAATGATGTAACACACTGACTGCTGGTGCGCAGACAAAAGCAAGTCCACCCTGCAGTGTCTTTGAACTGTGACCTTATCTTCCTCATTGAGCCAAATCTACTCATTGGcagtagtgtgtctgtgtgtgtctggttgccTGTGTGTGTACTAGCCACTTATCACCCCCTGTGGAGTATGAAGCCACTACGAGCAAACACCATTGCATGTGTATGTGTTATTGTCTCTCTCTTAATCTTCAGTACTCCACTATGTCTATTACAAagtatatttctctctctgtgtttagtTCACGACATCGACCTCTAAAGGAGCCAGGATGTTTACAGGTT
This region of Salmo trutta chromosome 29, fSalTru1.1, whole genome shotgun sequence genomic DNA includes:
- the LOC115167209 gene encoding inactive serine/threonine-protein kinase VRK3-like — encoded protein: MLFHFCPQCGTKLQPGFRFCPSCGDKLQCVVDPSGPVEAASSGVSLLHVTDGVTMTTNASSPTPSTGQLTGWDTEGLVCATPSPVSTRPPLRRTRNSVPVARNDETPSSIASPPVTASPKRTTDQSHKSVMSPRKRRPVTPKAEQIKKEPSVELASSPDSSPLPRSPSIVKGKAKKAKRACAVEPLQEGEELCDTTGRKWRLVKLLSQSDAEMFYGVQQNVPGANSSDCKHILKLGAKDGKMFNELNFLQRAAKPSSVDKWIKHAKMDFLGIPTCVGFGLHADSYRFLIFSSMGQTLQSFMDEGEGLLSEKAVLQLACRVLDVLEFIHENEYVHADIHAENIYISPAQQTQVYLAGYCHAFRYCPGGRHVEYREGSRTPHEGAIDFISLESHKGAGPSRRSDLQALGYCMLRWYTGALPWTSLTHTPARVATEKERYMEDVPGLLSHCFGQKKVLSALQVYLSQVMALQYSDQPDYRALRADLSAALQKLGGSLEQPLDLQMKAIGGR